From the Bombus pascuorum chromosome 7, iyBomPasc1.1, whole genome shotgun sequence genome, one window contains:
- the LOC132908916 gene encoding sodium channel protein Nach-like isoform X1 has product MSKIFNNQNRNFLYLDTRHNDTILRQSIAKINVNVKSDLTKDVTESTKKEEKNPTPREVLTDYLESTSVHGLQYFGKTNIEVGVLGKILWAFTILTCFVCTCHFFEVHHQKRYKRLNARLVSGLSLMLMQFLRRYNENPTNTYIQTFDAPIFRAPFPAVTICPSIPIPLKKRLAILENSILPKNVSRELALEMLNYGHLITHPYVNKEFKQMDKLKEFLDANKWSVARFVKTLINCEDMFESCWWSTERIDCTKSIKHSYSSYGLCCSFNYLLENYVGSQKGQPKPKPLSSADFGLWSGLKLVFNKEMFMITQDDMRNSSRVVNSNGMVVLVHHRMDYPGLNTNMYTLQMNHELEIAIKPELIQKPAGLQHRNKEKQLVPVCIAEDQNILEYFSVYRYSNCYANCRVKAMIQLCGCLPFIYDNIAESYNISRCEIEYLPCIQRNAKLISIVKDIQNENFTCSCRTPCENMIYDNSPNLISLTKANFPNTTDKGAAIKVYMYSQTFQMLLTLSAADKTYLLGTELKHSCHFVIKISFFKSYFTFQHQSVESLACSLDAASSASWKSFTSFTYVVAQSSRVRGTRFKQTTQPTRSL; this is encoded by the exons ATGTCGAAAATATTCAACAACCAAAATCGGAACTTCTTATATCTCGATACAAGGCATAATGACACGATTCTAAGACAATCAATTGCTAAAATTAATGTGAACGTCAAATCAGATCTCACGAAGGATGTAACCGAATCaacgaagaaagaggaaaagaatcCAACACCACGAGAAGTTTTAACAGATTACCTGGAGAGCACTTCTGTACACGGTTTGCAATATTTCGGTAAAACGAATATAGAAGTCGGAGTTCTTGGGAAAATCCTATGGGCCTTTACCATATTAACTTGTTTCGTCTGTACTTGTCATTTCTTCGAGGTACATCATCAAAAAAGGTACAAGCGATTAAATGCGCGTCTCGTTTCAGGTTTGAGCTTGATGTTAATGCAGTTTTTACGTCGTTACAACGAGAATCCGACCAATACGTACATACAAACCTTCGATGCCCCGATATTCCGCGCGCCATTTCCTGCTGTAACCATTTGTCCATCTATACCAATTCCTCTGAAGAAACGCCTGGCCATTTTGGAGAACTCCATCTTACCCAAGAACGTGAGCAGAGAACTCGCGTTAGAGATGTTAAA CTACGGACATCTTATAACTCATCCGTATGTGAATAAAGAGTTTAAACAAATGgacaaattaaaagaatttttggaTGCCAATAAGTGGAGCGTGGCAAGATTCGTGAAAACTCTAATCAATTGCGAGGACATGTTCGAATCGTGTTGGTGGAGTACGGAACGCATAGATTGCACTAAATCCATTAAACATTCGTATAGTTCTTACGGACTATGTTGCTCCTTTAACTATCTTCTTGAGAATTACGTAGGATCCCAGAA GGGACAACCAAAACCGAAGCCTTTGAGTTCCGCTGATTTTGGACTGTGGAGCGGCTTAAAGCTCGTGTTCAATAAAGAAATGTTCATGATCACCCAAGACGACATGCGTAATTCCTCGAGAGTCGTGAATAGTAATGGCATGGTG GTATTGGTGCATCACAGAATGGATTATCCTGGTCTTAATACTAATATGTACACCTTGCAAATGAACCATGAGTTGGAg ATCGCCATAAAACCGGAACTCATTCAAAAGCCAGCAGGACTTCAACATCGTAATAAGGAGAAACAGTTAGTCCCCGTATGCATAGCGGAGGACCAGaacattttggaatatttttctgtttatcgCTACTCGAATTGTTACGCAAATTGTAGAGTCAAAGCCATGATACAGTTATGCGGATGCTTACCGTTCATCTACGACAACATAGCTGAATCCTACAACATCTCA CGTTGCGAGATAGAATATTTGCCATGCATCCAGAGAAATGCGAAATTGATAAGTATCGTGAAAGACATACAGAACGAGAATTTCACCTGCTCTTGCAGGACTCCGTGCGAGAACATGATCTACGATAATTCCCCTAATTTGATATCTCTGACGAAAGCTAACTTCCC GAATACGACGGACAAAGGTGCTGCGATTAAAGTTTACATGTATTCGCAAACTTTCCAGATGCTGCTAACTCTATCAGCCGCCGACAAAACTTATCTCTTAGGTACCGAGCTTAAACATTCTTGTCATTTTGTCATTAAAATAAGTTTCTTTAAAAGCTATTTTACGTTTCAGCATCAGTCGGTGGAATCTTTAGCTTGTTCCTTGGATGCAGCTTCCTCAGCGTCGTGGAAATCGTTTACTTCGTTTACCTATGTTGTCGCGCAATCTTCGCGCGTAAGAGGCACGAGGTTCAAACAGACCACACAACCAACGAGGTCTTTGTAA
- the LOC132908921 gene encoding cAMP-dependent protein kinase catalytic subunit PRKX isoform X3 — MVDVIRLKQVEHVRNEITVLKEVKHPFIVNMLWSGRDEARVYMLLEFVAGGELFSYLRAAGRFSGPTSCFYAAEIVCALEYLHTKHIVYRDLKPENLLLDSQGHLKITDFGFSKKLTDRTWTLCGTPEYLAPEIIQSKGHNKAVDWWALGVLIYEMLAGFPPFFDDNPFGIYEKILSGRIEWPKHMDPIAKDLIKKLLIADRTKRLGNMRQGADDVKRHRWFKLVEWPLVPQRALTPPIRPRVKAPGDPSCFDDYPETDWRSQPPLPPEQLALFQDF, encoded by the exons ATGGTAGACGTGATCAGATTGAAACAAGTGGAACACGTGCGAAACGAAATCACCGTATTGAAAGAGGTCAAGCATCCCTTTATCGTGAACAT GCTCTGGAGCGGAAGAGACGAGGCGAGAGTATACATGCTGTTAGAATTCGTAGCCGGTGGCGAGCTTTTCTCTTACTTGAGAGCAGCTGGCCGATTTTCCGGACCCACCAGCTGCTTCTATGCGGCAGAAATCGTCTGTGCTTTAGAATACTTGCACACCAAACACATCGTTTACAGGGACCTAAAGCCTGAGAACCTTCTCTTGGACAGCCAGGGCCACCTGAAAATTACGGACTTCGGTTTCTCCAAGAAACTCACGGATAG GACGTGGACTTTGTGCGGCACTCCTGAGTATTTGGCGCCGGAAATAATTCAGAGCAAAGGACACAATAAAGCTGTAGACTGGTGGGCCCTCGGTGTTCTCATCTACGAAATGTTAGCGGGCTTTCCACCATTTTTCGATGACAATCCCTTTGGCATCTATGAGAAGATATTAAGTGGAAGAATAGAATGGCCAAAACATATGGATCCGATCGCCAAGGATCTGATCAAGAAGCTTCTGATCGCGGATCGAACGAAGAGATTAGGGAACATGAGACAGGGGGCTGATGACGTGAAGAGGCATCGCTGGTTTAAATTAGTCGAATGGCCATTG gTGCCACAGAGAGCCCTGACACCACCAATAAGACCACGAGTAAAAGCACCAGGTGACCCAAGCTGTTTCGACGATTATCCTGAAACCGATTGGCGTTCCCAGCCTCCCTTGCCACCGGAACAACTGGCTCTGTTTCAAGATTTCTAA
- the LOC132908916 gene encoding sodium channel protein Nach-like isoform X2 — MSKIFNNQNRNFLYLDTRHNDTILRQSIAKINVNVKSDLTKDVTESTKKEEKNPTPREVLTDYLESTSVHGLQYFGKTNIEVGVLGKILWAFTILTCFVCTCHFFEVHHQKRYKRLNARLVSGLSLMLMQFLRRYNENPTNTYIQTFDAPIFRAPFPAVTICPSIPIPLKKRLAILENSILPKNVSRELALEMLNYGHLITHPYVNKEFKQMDKLKEFLDANKWSVARFVKTLINCEDMFESCWWSTERIDCTKSIKHSYSSYGLCCSFNYLLENYVGSQKGQPKPKPLSSADFGLWSGLKLVFNKEMFMITQDDMRNSSRVVNSNGMVVLVHHRMDYPGLNTNMYTLQMNHELEIAIKPELIQKPAGLQHRNKEKQLVPVCIAEDQNILEYFSVYRYSNCYANCRVKAMIQLCGCLPFIYDNIAESYNISRCEIEYLPCIQRNAKLISIVKDIQNENFTCSCRTPCENMIYDNSPNLISLTKANFPNTTDKGAAIKVYMYSQTFQMLLTLSAADKTYLLASVGGIFSLFLGCSFLSVVEIVYFVYLCCRAIFARKRHEVQTDHTTNEVFVNGRRRVY, encoded by the exons ATGTCGAAAATATTCAACAACCAAAATCGGAACTTCTTATATCTCGATACAAGGCATAATGACACGATTCTAAGACAATCAATTGCTAAAATTAATGTGAACGTCAAATCAGATCTCACGAAGGATGTAACCGAATCaacgaagaaagaggaaaagaatcCAACACCACGAGAAGTTTTAACAGATTACCTGGAGAGCACTTCTGTACACGGTTTGCAATATTTCGGTAAAACGAATATAGAAGTCGGAGTTCTTGGGAAAATCCTATGGGCCTTTACCATATTAACTTGTTTCGTCTGTACTTGTCATTTCTTCGAGGTACATCATCAAAAAAGGTACAAGCGATTAAATGCGCGTCTCGTTTCAGGTTTGAGCTTGATGTTAATGCAGTTTTTACGTCGTTACAACGAGAATCCGACCAATACGTACATACAAACCTTCGATGCCCCGATATTCCGCGCGCCATTTCCTGCTGTAACCATTTGTCCATCTATACCAATTCCTCTGAAGAAACGCCTGGCCATTTTGGAGAACTCCATCTTACCCAAGAACGTGAGCAGAGAACTCGCGTTAGAGATGTTAAA CTACGGACATCTTATAACTCATCCGTATGTGAATAAAGAGTTTAAACAAATGgacaaattaaaagaatttttggaTGCCAATAAGTGGAGCGTGGCAAGATTCGTGAAAACTCTAATCAATTGCGAGGACATGTTCGAATCGTGTTGGTGGAGTACGGAACGCATAGATTGCACTAAATCCATTAAACATTCGTATAGTTCTTACGGACTATGTTGCTCCTTTAACTATCTTCTTGAGAATTACGTAGGATCCCAGAA GGGACAACCAAAACCGAAGCCTTTGAGTTCCGCTGATTTTGGACTGTGGAGCGGCTTAAAGCTCGTGTTCAATAAAGAAATGTTCATGATCACCCAAGACGACATGCGTAATTCCTCGAGAGTCGTGAATAGTAATGGCATGGTG GTATTGGTGCATCACAGAATGGATTATCCTGGTCTTAATACTAATATGTACACCTTGCAAATGAACCATGAGTTGGAg ATCGCCATAAAACCGGAACTCATTCAAAAGCCAGCAGGACTTCAACATCGTAATAAGGAGAAACAGTTAGTCCCCGTATGCATAGCGGAGGACCAGaacattttggaatatttttctgtttatcgCTACTCGAATTGTTACGCAAATTGTAGAGTCAAAGCCATGATACAGTTATGCGGATGCTTACCGTTCATCTACGACAACATAGCTGAATCCTACAACATCTCA CGTTGCGAGATAGAATATTTGCCATGCATCCAGAGAAATGCGAAATTGATAAGTATCGTGAAAGACATACAGAACGAGAATTTCACCTGCTCTTGCAGGACTCCGTGCGAGAACATGATCTACGATAATTCCCCTAATTTGATATCTCTGACGAAAGCTAACTTCCC GAATACGACGGACAAAGGTGCTGCGATTAAAGTTTACATGTATTCGCAAACTTTCCAGATGCTGCTAACTCTATCAGCCGCCGACAAAACTTATCTCTTAG CATCAGTCGGTGGAATCTTTAGCTTGTTCCTTGGATGCAGCTTCCTCAGCGTCGTGGAAATCGTTTACTTCGTTTACCTATGTTGTCGCGCAATCTTCGCGCGTAAGAGGCACGAGGTTCAAACAGACCACACAACCAACGAGGTCTTTGTAAACGGTCGCCGACGTGTTTATTAA
- the LOC132908916 gene encoding sodium channel protein Nach-like isoform X4, with protein MGLYHINLFRLSLMLMQFLRRYNENPTNTYIQTFDAPIFRAPFPAVTICPSIPIPLKKRLAILENSILPKNVSRELALEMLNYGHLITHPYVNKEFKQMDKLKEFLDANKWSVARFVKTLINCEDMFESCWWSTERIDCTKSIKHSYSSYGLCCSFNYLLENYVGSQKGQPKPKPLSSADFGLWSGLKLVFNKEMFMITQDDMRNSSRVVNSNGMVVLVHHRMDYPGLNTNMYTLQMNHELEIAIKPELIQKPAGLQHRNKEKQLVPVCIAEDQNILEYFSVYRYSNCYANCRVKAMIQLCGCLPFIYDNIAESYNISRCEIEYLPCIQRNAKLISIVKDIQNENFTCSCRTPCENMIYDNSPNLISLTKANFPNTTDKGAAIKVYMYSQTFQMLLTLSAADKTYLLGTELKHSCHFVIKISFFKSYFTFQHQSVESLACSLDAASSASWKSFTSFTYVVAQSSRVRGTRFKQTTQPTRSL; from the exons ATGGGCCTTTACCATATTAACTTGTTTC GTTTGAGCTTGATGTTAATGCAGTTTTTACGTCGTTACAACGAGAATCCGACCAATACGTACATACAAACCTTCGATGCCCCGATATTCCGCGCGCCATTTCCTGCTGTAACCATTTGTCCATCTATACCAATTCCTCTGAAGAAACGCCTGGCCATTTTGGAGAACTCCATCTTACCCAAGAACGTGAGCAGAGAACTCGCGTTAGAGATGTTAAA CTACGGACATCTTATAACTCATCCGTATGTGAATAAAGAGTTTAAACAAATGgacaaattaaaagaatttttggaTGCCAATAAGTGGAGCGTGGCAAGATTCGTGAAAACTCTAATCAATTGCGAGGACATGTTCGAATCGTGTTGGTGGAGTACGGAACGCATAGATTGCACTAAATCCATTAAACATTCGTATAGTTCTTACGGACTATGTTGCTCCTTTAACTATCTTCTTGAGAATTACGTAGGATCCCAGAA GGGACAACCAAAACCGAAGCCTTTGAGTTCCGCTGATTTTGGACTGTGGAGCGGCTTAAAGCTCGTGTTCAATAAAGAAATGTTCATGATCACCCAAGACGACATGCGTAATTCCTCGAGAGTCGTGAATAGTAATGGCATGGTG GTATTGGTGCATCACAGAATGGATTATCCTGGTCTTAATACTAATATGTACACCTTGCAAATGAACCATGAGTTGGAg ATCGCCATAAAACCGGAACTCATTCAAAAGCCAGCAGGACTTCAACATCGTAATAAGGAGAAACAGTTAGTCCCCGTATGCATAGCGGAGGACCAGaacattttggaatatttttctgtttatcgCTACTCGAATTGTTACGCAAATTGTAGAGTCAAAGCCATGATACAGTTATGCGGATGCTTACCGTTCATCTACGACAACATAGCTGAATCCTACAACATCTCA CGTTGCGAGATAGAATATTTGCCATGCATCCAGAGAAATGCGAAATTGATAAGTATCGTGAAAGACATACAGAACGAGAATTTCACCTGCTCTTGCAGGACTCCGTGCGAGAACATGATCTACGATAATTCCCCTAATTTGATATCTCTGACGAAAGCTAACTTCCC GAATACGACGGACAAAGGTGCTGCGATTAAAGTTTACATGTATTCGCAAACTTTCCAGATGCTGCTAACTCTATCAGCCGCCGACAAAACTTATCTCTTAGGTACCGAGCTTAAACATTCTTGTCATTTTGTCATTAAAATAAGTTTCTTTAAAAGCTATTTTACGTTTCAGCATCAGTCGGTGGAATCTTTAGCTTGTTCCTTGGATGCAGCTTCCTCAGCGTCGTGGAAATCGTTTACTTCGTTTACCTATGTTGTCGCGCAATCTTCGCGCGTAAGAGGCACGAGGTTCAAACAGACCACACAACCAACGAGGTCTTTGTAA
- the LOC132908921 gene encoding cAMP-dependent protein kinase catalytic subunit PRKX isoform X2, with product MNGTGTFGRVVLCRHQGTPLALKILSMVDVIRLKQVEHVRNEITVLKEVKHPFIVNMLWSGRDEARVYMLLEFVAGGELFSYLRAAGRFSGPTSCFYAAEIVCALEYLHTKHIVYRDLKPENLLLDSQGHLKITDFGFSKKLTDRTWTLCGTPEYLAPEIIQSKGHNKAVDWWALGVLIYEMLAGFPPFFDDNPFGIYEKILSGRIEWPKHMDPIAKDLIKKLLIADRTKRLGNMRQGADDVKRHRWFKLVEWPLVPQRALTPPIRPRVKAPGDPSCFDDYPETDWRSQPPLPPEQLALFQDF from the exons ATGAACG GTACAGGCACCTTCGGCAGAGTGGTGCTATGCAGGCACCAAGGAACTCCTTTAGCGTTGAAAATCCTCTCAATGGTAGACGTGATCAGATTGAAACAAGTGGAACACGTGCGAAACGAAATCACCGTATTGAAAGAGGTCAAGCATCCCTTTATCGTGAACAT GCTCTGGAGCGGAAGAGACGAGGCGAGAGTATACATGCTGTTAGAATTCGTAGCCGGTGGCGAGCTTTTCTCTTACTTGAGAGCAGCTGGCCGATTTTCCGGACCCACCAGCTGCTTCTATGCGGCAGAAATCGTCTGTGCTTTAGAATACTTGCACACCAAACACATCGTTTACAGGGACCTAAAGCCTGAGAACCTTCTCTTGGACAGCCAGGGCCACCTGAAAATTACGGACTTCGGTTTCTCCAAGAAACTCACGGATAG GACGTGGACTTTGTGCGGCACTCCTGAGTATTTGGCGCCGGAAATAATTCAGAGCAAAGGACACAATAAAGCTGTAGACTGGTGGGCCCTCGGTGTTCTCATCTACGAAATGTTAGCGGGCTTTCCACCATTTTTCGATGACAATCCCTTTGGCATCTATGAGAAGATATTAAGTGGAAGAATAGAATGGCCAAAACATATGGATCCGATCGCCAAGGATCTGATCAAGAAGCTTCTGATCGCGGATCGAACGAAGAGATTAGGGAACATGAGACAGGGGGCTGATGACGTGAAGAGGCATCGCTGGTTTAAATTAGTCGAATGGCCATTG gTGCCACAGAGAGCCCTGACACCACCAATAAGACCACGAGTAAAAGCACCAGGTGACCCAAGCTGTTTCGACGATTATCCTGAAACCGATTGGCGTTCCCAGCCTCCCTTGCCACCGGAACAACTGGCTCTGTTTCAAGATTTCTAA
- the LOC132908916 gene encoding sodium channel protein Nach-like isoform X3, with protein sequence MSKIFNNQNRNFLYLDTRHNDTILRQSIAKINVNVKSDLTKDVTESTKKEEKNPTPREVLTDYLESTSVHGLQYFGKTNIEVGVLGKILWAFTILTCFVCLSLMLMQFLRRYNENPTNTYIQTFDAPIFRAPFPAVTICPSIPIPLKKRLAILENSILPKNVSRELALEMLNYGHLITHPYVNKEFKQMDKLKEFLDANKWSVARFVKTLINCEDMFESCWWSTERIDCTKSIKHSYSSYGLCCSFNYLLENYVGSQKGQPKPKPLSSADFGLWSGLKLVFNKEMFMITQDDMRNSSRVVNSNGMVVLVHHRMDYPGLNTNMYTLQMNHELEIAIKPELIQKPAGLQHRNKEKQLVPVCIAEDQNILEYFSVYRYSNCYANCRVKAMIQLCGCLPFIYDNIAESYNISRCEIEYLPCIQRNAKLISIVKDIQNENFTCSCRTPCENMIYDNSPNLISLTKANFPNTTDKGAAIKVYMYSQTFQMLLTLSAADKTYLLGTELKHSCHFVIKISFFKSYFTFQHQSVESLACSLDAASSASWKSFTSFTYVVAQSSRVRGTRFKQTTQPTRSL encoded by the exons ATGTCGAAAATATTCAACAACCAAAATCGGAACTTCTTATATCTCGATACAAGGCATAATGACACGATTCTAAGACAATCAATTGCTAAAATTAATGTGAACGTCAAATCAGATCTCACGAAGGATGTAACCGAATCaacgaagaaagaggaaaagaatcCAACACCACGAGAAGTTTTAACAGATTACCTGGAGAGCACTTCTGTACACGGTTTGCAATATTTCGGTAAAACGAATATAGAAGTCGGAGTTCTTGGGAAAATCCTATGGGCCTTTACCATATTAACTTGTTTCGTCT GTTTGAGCTTGATGTTAATGCAGTTTTTACGTCGTTACAACGAGAATCCGACCAATACGTACATACAAACCTTCGATGCCCCGATATTCCGCGCGCCATTTCCTGCTGTAACCATTTGTCCATCTATACCAATTCCTCTGAAGAAACGCCTGGCCATTTTGGAGAACTCCATCTTACCCAAGAACGTGAGCAGAGAACTCGCGTTAGAGATGTTAAA CTACGGACATCTTATAACTCATCCGTATGTGAATAAAGAGTTTAAACAAATGgacaaattaaaagaatttttggaTGCCAATAAGTGGAGCGTGGCAAGATTCGTGAAAACTCTAATCAATTGCGAGGACATGTTCGAATCGTGTTGGTGGAGTACGGAACGCATAGATTGCACTAAATCCATTAAACATTCGTATAGTTCTTACGGACTATGTTGCTCCTTTAACTATCTTCTTGAGAATTACGTAGGATCCCAGAA GGGACAACCAAAACCGAAGCCTTTGAGTTCCGCTGATTTTGGACTGTGGAGCGGCTTAAAGCTCGTGTTCAATAAAGAAATGTTCATGATCACCCAAGACGACATGCGTAATTCCTCGAGAGTCGTGAATAGTAATGGCATGGTG GTATTGGTGCATCACAGAATGGATTATCCTGGTCTTAATACTAATATGTACACCTTGCAAATGAACCATGAGTTGGAg ATCGCCATAAAACCGGAACTCATTCAAAAGCCAGCAGGACTTCAACATCGTAATAAGGAGAAACAGTTAGTCCCCGTATGCATAGCGGAGGACCAGaacattttggaatatttttctgtttatcgCTACTCGAATTGTTACGCAAATTGTAGAGTCAAAGCCATGATACAGTTATGCGGATGCTTACCGTTCATCTACGACAACATAGCTGAATCCTACAACATCTCA CGTTGCGAGATAGAATATTTGCCATGCATCCAGAGAAATGCGAAATTGATAAGTATCGTGAAAGACATACAGAACGAGAATTTCACCTGCTCTTGCAGGACTCCGTGCGAGAACATGATCTACGATAATTCCCCTAATTTGATATCTCTGACGAAAGCTAACTTCCC GAATACGACGGACAAAGGTGCTGCGATTAAAGTTTACATGTATTCGCAAACTTTCCAGATGCTGCTAACTCTATCAGCCGCCGACAAAACTTATCTCTTAGGTACCGAGCTTAAACATTCTTGTCATTTTGTCATTAAAATAAGTTTCTTTAAAAGCTATTTTACGTTTCAGCATCAGTCGGTGGAATCTTTAGCTTGTTCCTTGGATGCAGCTTCCTCAGCGTCGTGGAAATCGTTTACTTCGTTTACCTATGTTGTCGCGCAATCTTCGCGCGTAAGAGGCACGAGGTTCAAACAGACCACACAACCAACGAGGTCTTTGTAA
- the LOC132908921 gene encoding cAMP-dependent protein kinase catalytic subunit PRKX isoform X1 produces the protein MSGDTTSDEEGSQEDSPRYDIDDLEIIKTIGTGTFGRVVLCRHQGTPLALKILSMVDVIRLKQVEHVRNEITVLKEVKHPFIVNMLWSGRDEARVYMLLEFVAGGELFSYLRAAGRFSGPTSCFYAAEIVCALEYLHTKHIVYRDLKPENLLLDSQGHLKITDFGFSKKLTDRTWTLCGTPEYLAPEIIQSKGHNKAVDWWALGVLIYEMLAGFPPFFDDNPFGIYEKILSGRIEWPKHMDPIAKDLIKKLLIADRTKRLGNMRQGADDVKRHRWFKLVEWPLVPQRALTPPIRPRVKAPGDPSCFDDYPETDWRSQPPLPPEQLALFQDF, from the exons ATGTCGGGGGACACGACGTCCGACGAAGAGGGATCGCAGGAGGATTCGCCGCGATACGACATCGACGATCTGGAAATCATCAAAACCATAG GTACAGGCACCTTCGGCAGAGTGGTGCTATGCAGGCACCAAGGAACTCCTTTAGCGTTGAAAATCCTCTCAATGGTAGACGTGATCAGATTGAAACAAGTGGAACACGTGCGAAACGAAATCACCGTATTGAAAGAGGTCAAGCATCCCTTTATCGTGAACAT GCTCTGGAGCGGAAGAGACGAGGCGAGAGTATACATGCTGTTAGAATTCGTAGCCGGTGGCGAGCTTTTCTCTTACTTGAGAGCAGCTGGCCGATTTTCCGGACCCACCAGCTGCTTCTATGCGGCAGAAATCGTCTGTGCTTTAGAATACTTGCACACCAAACACATCGTTTACAGGGACCTAAAGCCTGAGAACCTTCTCTTGGACAGCCAGGGCCACCTGAAAATTACGGACTTCGGTTTCTCCAAGAAACTCACGGATAG GACGTGGACTTTGTGCGGCACTCCTGAGTATTTGGCGCCGGAAATAATTCAGAGCAAAGGACACAATAAAGCTGTAGACTGGTGGGCCCTCGGTGTTCTCATCTACGAAATGTTAGCGGGCTTTCCACCATTTTTCGATGACAATCCCTTTGGCATCTATGAGAAGATATTAAGTGGAAGAATAGAATGGCCAAAACATATGGATCCGATCGCCAAGGATCTGATCAAGAAGCTTCTGATCGCGGATCGAACGAAGAGATTAGGGAACATGAGACAGGGGGCTGATGACGTGAAGAGGCATCGCTGGTTTAAATTAGTCGAATGGCCATTG gTGCCACAGAGAGCCCTGACACCACCAATAAGACCACGAGTAAAAGCACCAGGTGACCCAAGCTGTTTCGACGATTATCCTGAAACCGATTGGCGTTCCCAGCCTCCCTTGCCACCGGAACAACTGGCTCTGTTTCAAGATTTCTAA